In the genome of Spodoptera frugiperda isolate SF20-4 chromosome 22, AGI-APGP_CSIRO_Sfru_2.0, whole genome shotgun sequence, one region contains:
- the LOC118280040 gene encoding cuticle protein 1 translates to MFGKLFVFFAMLVVALAREYPAGVHPAVCPNYPYCDADALARHTPDGMPIPQWGYHPGVAPAAPGPVPAAPRYPADFPPALCPNYPYCW, encoded by the exons ATGTTCGGAAAATTG TTCGTCTTCTTCGCCATGCTGGTGGTAGCCCTGGCCAGGGAGTACCCAGCAGGCGTGCACCCGGCAGTGTGCCCCAACTACCCCTACTGTGACGCAGACGCCCTTGCCCGACACACCCCCGACGGCATGCCCATCCCGCAATGGGGATACCACCCTGGTGTGGCTCCGGCTGCTCCTGG CCCCGTTCCCGCTGCTCCCAGGTACCCCGCGGACTTCCCCCCAGCGCTCTGCCCCAACTACCCCTACTGCTGGTGA
- the LOC118279824 gene encoding glucose-6-phosphatase catalytic subunit 1 yields the protein MEQIYAFGVACIEVIQYWFSEYEDFFEMVNKTFDPEHMIDILFPVMSIIDSVFAAQLLLCLAFGGWLNAVMKWWFLEERPYWWVRETTFYTSSSRPVLRQTLQTCETGPGSPSGHTSTAAMMIILSLMWISHVMYDRRQCHMWWWKTVVYPLCGAALVSVVLARVYIATHFPHQCLIGALVGSFVAPALCIYISDPFIWKYGSHATYETSRAVAWHVLGAVATIIIAGLTYLGLLWCGLDPQWTIKLAFRWCENPEAIRVSTTPMYALVHATGSLLGWALCVTPAVAEYRHYTKNRSIIISIFITVTTLVGFQHLQDNICKSDALKYYASLFVMSAIKPMLLLRVNPAVAMWPFRGSKTKND from the exons ATGGAGCAAATCTACGCATTTGGCGTTGCCTGCATAGAAGTCATACAATACTg GTTTTCGGAATATGAGGACTTCTTCGAGATGGTGAACAAGACGTTTGACCCGGAGCACATGATAGACATCCTCTTCCCGGTGATGTCTATCATAGACTCCGTGTTTGCTGCTCAACTGTTGCTGTGTCTCGCTTTCGGTGGCTGGTTGAATGCTGTTATGAAATG GTGGTTCCTAGAAGAGCGACCGTACTGGTGGGTGAGGGAGACCACGTTCTACACGTCCTCCAGCAGACCGGTGCTGCGGCAGACGCTGCAGACCTGCGAGACCGGGCCGGGCAGCCCCTCAGGACACACCAGTACAGCAGCCATGATGATCATACTGTCTCTCATGTGGATCTCACATGTTATGTATGATCG CCGGCAGTGCCACATGTGGTGGTGGAAGACGGTGGTGTACCCGCTGTGCGGGGCGGCGCTCGTCTCCGTGGTGCTGGCGCGCGTCTACATCGCCACGCACTTCCCGCACCAGTGTCTCATCGGGGCGCTCGTTG GTTCCTTCGTAGCGCCAGCTCTCTGCATCTACATCTCAGATCCCTTCATATGGAAGTATGGGTCCCACGCGACGTACGAAACTAGTCGAGCGGTAGCGTGGCACGTTCTCGGCGCCGTAGCTACGATTATAATAGCCGGACTCACGTATTTAGGCTTATTATGGTGCGGCTTGGACCCCCAGTGGACTATCAAATTG GCGTTCCGTTGGTGTGAGAATCCCGAAGCTATCCGAGTGTCGACGACTCCGATGTACGCGCTAGTACATGCCACGGGCAGTCTGCTGGGCTGGGCACTCTGTGTCACCCCGGCTGTAGCTGA GTACCGACATTACACAAAGAATAGATCgattataatatcaatttttataaCAGTAACTACGTTAGTGGGCTTCCAGCATTTACAAGACAACATATGTAAGTCGGACGCCTTGAAATATTACGCTAGTCTCTTCGTTATGTCGGCTATAAAGCCCATGTTGTTACTGAGAGTGAACCCAGCCGTGGCCATGTGGCCTTTTAGAGGATCCAAGACGAAAAACGATTAA